One part of the Vicia villosa cultivar HV-30 ecotype Madison, WI linkage group LG6, Vvil1.0, whole genome shotgun sequence genome encodes these proteins:
- the LOC131611250 gene encoding uncharacterized protein LOC131611250, whose protein sequence is MASIFNILFLTLFLALAFQAYGQPCALSAIEVKQTKTSGSVWNVTVTNNCICTQSQVKFNVNGFKSSTPVDPAIFSQDGLLIQGAPLYGFKSVSFTYTSNSQFAFTPISSQVACS, encoded by the exons ATGGcttctattttcaatattcttttcCTCACTCTCTTCCTTGCCCTAGCTTTCCAAG CTTATGGACAACCCTGTGCTTTGAGTGCCATTGAGGTTAAACAGACCAAAACATCAGGTTCAGTGTGGAATGTTACCGTGACCAACAATTGTATTTGTACTCAGTCACAAGTGAAGTTCAATGTCAATGGATTTAAATCAAGCACACCTGTTGATCCTGCAATATTTAGCCAAGATGGTCTTCTCATTCAAGGAGCACCACTTTATGGATTTAAATCTGTCTCCTTCACCTATACTTCTAATTCTCAATTTGCATTTACACCAATTTCTTCCCAAGTTGCATGTTCTTAG